The sequence below is a genomic window from Pleurocapsa sp. PCC 7327.
CCGCAAGGCGCAAATTTTTCTGCAAACCGATCTAGGGTTTCGACTCTAATAGGTTCGGCACCGCAGAAAGCAACCGTCCAACGGCTCAAATCGAGATTCGCTACCTGTGCGGGAGTTGCCCGACGCGATAGGAGATCGTAGGCAAAATTGGGGGCGCCGCTTGTAGTCGCCTTGTAGCGTGAAATTGCCTCAAGCCAGCGAATCGGCTTTTGGATAAAGGCAATAGGCGACATGAAAATGCAAGGACTTCCCAAATATACCGCTTGGATGACCGTGCCAATCAATCCCATGTCGTGGAATAAAGGCAACCAGCCAACACCGCTTGCTTCTTCCGTATGACCGAATGCCATCTGCAACATTTTTTGATTGTGCAGGATGCATGCGTGAGTGACCATTACTCCTTTGGGAATTCCGGTAGAACCGGAGGTATATTGTAGAAAGGCTAAGGTATCGCGATCGCAGTTGGGTTTTACCCAATCGAGTAAAGATGTTTCATGCAACTTTTCTACATCATCTGTGGCTAGCCAGTGTAGTTTGTTGAAAATAGAATCCGCTCCTGGCGTAATGAGTTGGTTTTTGAGCTTTGCTAAGAGGGATTTACTCGTTAGAATAATCTGGGCTTGACAGGAGAAAAGACGAGATTGAAGATCGCGGAGCGCTAGGCTATTTTGCGGCGGATAGCAAGGAACGGCAACGACTCCTGCATATAAACAGCCAAAGAAAGCTGCGATAAATTCTAATGCTCCATCGTAAGGATAAACTAATACTGCGCGATCGCCTTGCTTAATTTTGAGAACTTTGAGTTGGAGGGCGATCGCTTTTGCTTGTTGCTCCAATTCTTGATAGGTTAAATTAATTGCCTGCGTTTCTCCATCTTTGAGAAAGGTAAAAGCCGTTTTGTTGGGTTGAGATTGCGCTCTGTCGTACAAAAGTTCCACTAAAGTCGCATAGTTGGCTGTTTGAATTTGCATTAGTTAGGCAGTAATCTGACTCTATTTTCGTTTTTAATAATTGTGTGATGAAATTGTACGCTGCGATCGCGCAGAAAAAACTCGAAATAATAATCTAAATTCTCAATTGTTAGTCTAATCGCCATTTAATCATCATCTTTTAACAATAAAAATTGCTAATCGGCTAAGCCTTCCTTTATGTTATTAGGATGGTTTGATAAAAACTTGAGGAACGCACTATGAAGATTAGCGCTCGCAATACGCTCAAAGGGACTGTGAAAGCAGTCGTACCTGGCGCGGTGAATGCCGAAGTTGTCATCGAAGTGGCTCCGGGCATTACAATTACTTCGATTATTACCAAAGCTTCGGCTGATAGTCTGGGACTTTCAGAGGGAAAGGAAGTATACGCTGTTATTAAGTCATCTGACGTGATGGTAGCAATGGATTAAAGAGAGCGATCGCACTTCATCAGCGATCGACTGGCTTCAATTCCGGTTGTAAATATTCCACAAGGATTTACTGAATCAATACTAGAAGCGATCGACCAGAAAAAAACTCCTCGCTGTCTTTTCGATAAAGCGAGGAGAATCTGGGAGTTA
It includes:
- a CDS encoding molybdopterin-binding protein, encoding MKISARNTLKGTVKAVVPGAVNAEVVIEVAPGITITSIITKASADSLGLSEGKEVYAVIKSSDVMVAMD
- a CDS encoding fatty acyl-AMP ligase, with the translated sequence MQIQTANYATLVELLYDRAQSQPNKTAFTFLKDGETQAINLTYQELEQQAKAIALQLKVLKIKQGDRAVLVYPYDGALEFIAAFFGCLYAGVVAVPCYPPQNSLALRDLQSRLFSCQAQIILTSKSLLAKLKNQLITPGADSIFNKLHWLATDDVEKLHETSLLDWVKPNCDRDTLAFLQYTSGSTGIPKGVMVTHACILHNQKMLQMAFGHTEEASGVGWLPLFHDMGLIGTVIQAVYLGSPCIFMSPIAFIQKPIRWLEAISRYKATTSGAPNFAYDLLSRRATPAQVANLDLSRWTVAFCGAEPIRVETLDRFAEKFAPCGFRREAFYPCYGMAEATLFVTGGIHTEPPVVKYVEKAPLEKNRVVITNREKQGVREILGCGRAWLDSKIIIVDPESLTQCPSDRVGEIWVSGMGVGKGYWNLPEQTERTFCAYLKDTGEGPFLRTGDLGFMQDGELFVTGRLNDLMVFWGFNHYPQQIEETVEKCHPALRPGCGAAFAVEVAGENRLVIAHEIERSYRQGLVIDEVVEAIRWAIFQEHLIDVYAIVVLKTGSLPKTSSGKVQRKACQAKFLEGSLDVVGEWRLEEQSDINSSIERYLNPMTHLRRYSLLFGGRLRRFLYLWVNGKKTKIK